Proteins encoded in a region of the Mycolicibacterium neoaurum genome:
- a CDS encoding single-stranded DNA-binding protein, with protein MAGDTVITVIGNLTADPELRFTPSGAAVANFTVASTPRTFDRQTNEWKDGEALFLRCNIWREAAENVAESLTRGSRVIVSGRLKQRSFETREGEKRTVVELEVDEIGPSLRYATAKVNKASRGGGGGGGFGGGNSGGAPRGGGSDQQPKDDPWGSAPAAGSYSGADDEPPF; from the coding sequence GTGGCTGGTGACACTGTCATCACTGTTATCGGAAACCTGACTGCCGATCCGGAACTGCGTTTCACGCCGTCCGGTGCCGCCGTCGCGAACTTCACCGTGGCTTCCACGCCGCGGACGTTCGACCGCCAGACCAATGAGTGGAAGGACGGCGAAGCGCTGTTCCTTCGCTGCAACATCTGGCGCGAGGCGGCCGAGAACGTTGCCGAGAGCCTCACCCGCGGATCGCGGGTCATCGTGTCGGGTCGGCTCAAGCAGCGGTCCTTCGAAACCCGTGAGGGTGAGAAGCGCACCGTCGTCGAGCTCGAGGTCGACGAGATCGGTCCCTCGCTGCGCTACGCCACGGCCAAGGTCAACAAGGCCAGCCGCGGTGGTGGCGGCGGCGGTGGATTCGGCGGCGGAAACAGCGGTGGTGCGCCACGCGGCGGCGGTTCAGATCAGCAGCCCAAGGACGACCCGTGGGGCAGTGCGCCCGCGGCCGGTTCCTACAGCGGCGCCGACGACGAACCGCCCTTCTGA
- a CDS encoding PadR family transcriptional regulator: MLELAVLGLLLESPMHGYELRKRLTGLLGAFRAFSYGSLYPALRRMQADGLIVEDAAPDGTPKMRRARRVYQLTDAGKKRFTELVADTGPQNYTDDGFGVHLAFFNRTPAEARMRILEGRRRQVEERREGLREAIARASTSLDRYTKQLHQLGLESSEREVKWLNELIAAERVAQSPPEPQP; this comes from the coding sequence ATGCTGGAGCTCGCCGTTCTGGGCCTCCTGCTGGAGTCGCCGATGCACGGGTACGAACTTCGCAAGCGCCTGACAGGTCTGTTGGGCGCGTTCCGGGCGTTCTCCTACGGCTCGCTGTATCCGGCGCTTCGGCGCATGCAGGCCGATGGCCTCATCGTCGAGGACGCGGCACCTGACGGCACCCCGAAGATGCGCCGGGCGCGCCGCGTTTACCAGCTCACCGATGCGGGAAAGAAGCGCTTCACCGAATTGGTCGCCGACACCGGACCGCAGAACTACACCGACGACGGGTTCGGCGTCCACCTGGCGTTCTTCAACCGGACTCCGGCCGAAGCACGCATGCGCATCCTGGAGGGCCGGCGGCGACAGGTCGAAGAACGCCGCGAAGGTCTCCGCGAGGCGATCGCACGAGCCAGCACCTCACTGGACCGCTACACCAAGCAGCTTCACCAGCTCGGCCTGGAGTCCAGTGAACGCGAAGTGAAATGGCTCAACGAGTTGATCGCGGCCGAACGCGTCGCGCAGAGCCCACCCGAACCGCAGCCGTAA
- a CDS encoding DUF1707 domain-containing protein, translated as MATRQTAGTRARDSDRDDTCKVLDTAMAEGQLSMEEHRQRVAAATTAATLGELQSLMSDLQTGSSPVKLPDLKPERTARVMGAGAGWGIRAAAAAVLVIFGIAVGWGLYGNTSSPFSFQTDPGAKSDGIPATVLTAPRQLQSLGGLNGLFEQMRQKFGDTKGYDLTIFDDYASLERPDPNEPRRVLSYSYRGGWDDPSETSTGSDARVVDLAAFDVPTFVGLIRGAPQTLGIDPAEVKSLHVSIGPNTDMTAPPESIEISIYVTPNFGNSGYIEFNGDATVKRINYPST; from the coding sequence GTGGCCACTCGACAGACTGCGGGAACCCGGGCCAGGGACTCCGACCGTGACGACACCTGCAAGGTGCTCGACACCGCGATGGCCGAGGGACAGCTGTCCATGGAGGAGCACCGTCAGCGGGTGGCCGCCGCCACCACCGCCGCGACCCTTGGCGAGCTGCAATCGCTGATGAGCGATCTGCAGACCGGCAGTTCACCGGTGAAGTTGCCCGACCTGAAACCCGAGCGGACCGCGCGGGTGATGGGTGCAGGCGCGGGCTGGGGCATCCGCGCCGCTGCCGCCGCCGTGCTGGTGATCTTCGGCATCGCCGTGGGCTGGGGGCTGTACGGGAACACCTCGTCGCCGTTCAGTTTCCAGACCGATCCCGGCGCGAAGTCCGACGGTATCCCCGCGACCGTGCTGACCGCGCCGCGCCAGCTGCAATCGCTCGGCGGGCTGAACGGGCTGTTCGAACAGATGCGTCAGAAGTTCGGCGACACCAAGGGCTACGACCTGACGATCTTCGACGATTACGCGTCGCTGGAACGCCCCGATCCCAACGAACCACGCAGGGTGCTCAGTTACAGCTACCGCGGCGGCTGGGATGACCCGTCCGAGACCAGCACCGGCAGCGACGCCCGGGTCGTGGACCTGGCGGCATTCGACGTGCCGACGTTCGTCGGCCTCATCCGCGGCGCCCCACAGACCCTCGGGATCGACCCGGCCGAGGTGAAATCGCTACATGTCAGCATCGGTCCGAACACCGATATGACCGCGCCGCCGGAGAGCATCGAGATCAGCATCTACGTCACACCGAATTTCGGTAACAGCGGGTACATCGAGTTCAACGGCGATGCCACCGTCAAGCGCATCAACTACCCGAGCACTTAG
- a CDS encoding DUF5318 family protein, producing MRLQRQVVDYALRRRSLLAEVYSGRTGVTEVCDANPYLLRAAKYHGKQSSVTCPICRKEQLTLVSWVFGEHLGAVSGSARTAEELVLLATRYDEFAVHVVEVCRTCSWNHLVKSYVLGSPRPKDGTQRPKGTRTARSGARTASE from the coding sequence GTGCGATTGCAGCGACAGGTGGTGGATTACGCCCTTCGGCGTCGATCCCTGCTGGCCGAGGTGTACTCCGGGCGTACCGGTGTCACCGAGGTGTGCGACGCCAACCCCTATCTTCTGCGGGCCGCCAAATACCACGGCAAGCAAAGCTCGGTGACGTGCCCGATCTGCCGGAAGGAACAGCTGACGCTGGTCTCATGGGTGTTCGGTGAGCACCTTGGTGCGGTATCGGGTTCGGCGCGCACCGCCGAGGAATTGGTCCTGCTCGCGACACGCTACGACGAGTTCGCGGTTCACGTGGTGGAGGTTTGCCGCACTTGCAGTTGGAATCATCTGGTGAAGTCATACGTGCTCGGTTCGCCGCGGCCCAAGGACGGGACGCAGCGGCCGAAGGGCACTCGGACGGCGCGCTCCGGCGCGCGTACGGCCAGTGAATAG
- the rplI gene encoding 50S ribosomal protein L9: MKLILTAEVEHLGIAGDAVEVKDGYGRNYLLPRGLAIVASRGAERQAEEIRRAREIKEIRGVEHANELKTALEGLGTVTLPVKASADTGKLFGSVTPASVVAAIKKAGGPNLDKRTVELPKAHIKATGTHQIGVKLHPGVTAAVQLDVTAG, translated from the coding sequence ATGAAGCTCATTCTCACCGCTGAGGTCGAGCACCTCGGAATCGCCGGCGACGCCGTCGAGGTCAAGGACGGCTACGGCCGCAACTACCTGCTGCCGCGCGGTTTGGCCATCGTTGCCAGCCGCGGTGCCGAGCGTCAGGCGGAGGAAATCCGTCGCGCCCGCGAGATCAAGGAAATTCGCGGCGTCGAGCACGCCAACGAACTGAAGACCGCGCTCGAGGGACTGGGTACCGTCACCCTGCCCGTGAAGGCCTCCGCCGACACCGGCAAGCTGTTCGGCTCGGTCACCCCGGCTTCGGTCGTCGCCGCGATCAAGAAGGCCGGCGGTCCGAACCTGGACAAGCGCACCGTCGAGCTGCCCAAGGCCCACATCAAGGCCACCGGCACCCACCAGATCGGTGTGAAGCTGCACCCCGGCGTCACCGCCGCGGTCCAGCTCGACGTCACCGCCGGATAG
- a CDS encoding glycosyltransferase family 87 protein, which yields MTSDPEGTVSKAPLAGTVSPAPLARDLRSADTRDLPSRNDVLVGALAGTVGGPVGRHALIGRTRFLTPLRVMLLIALVFLALGYSTKAACLQSTDTGTAAQRVANWENQRAYYELCYSDTVPLYTAELLNQGKFPYKSSWIEKDGDGKPHVVYDGSEPVRYMEYPVLTGIYQYLSMTLAKTYSALTTVVSVPLVAEVVMFFNISAFGLALAWLVTVWATAMLAGRRIWDAALVAGSPLLIFQIFTNFDALAVACATAAMLAWARRKPVLAGVLIGVGVALKLYPALLLGPLLVLCLRTGRMREFAKTAGAAALTWALVNLPVLLLFPRGWSEFFRLNSRRGDDMDSIYNVVKSFTGWQGFDPGLGFWEPPTVTNTVSAVLFLLCCAAIAYLALTAARRPRFAQLAFLVVAAFLLTNKVWSPQFSLWLVPLAVLALPHRRILLAWMTIDALVWVPRMLYLYGEQNRGLPEQWFTTTVLLRDIAVVALVVLVVRQIRRPESDLVRRHGVDDPSGGVFDRAPDDPPRWLPSWLRPAVVSAPTAPVVSAPTATKVE from the coding sequence GTGACGTCCGACCCGGAGGGGACGGTCTCGAAGGCACCGCTGGCAGGGACCGTATCGCCAGCACCGCTGGCACGAGACCTGCGCAGCGCCGACACACGCGATCTGCCCAGCCGCAATGACGTGCTCGTCGGTGCGCTGGCCGGGACCGTCGGCGGTCCCGTCGGTAGGCACGCGCTGATCGGGCGGACACGATTCCTGACCCCGTTGCGCGTGATGCTGCTGATCGCGCTGGTGTTCCTGGCACTGGGCTATTCGACGAAGGCCGCCTGCCTGCAGTCCACCGACACCGGGACCGCCGCGCAGCGCGTCGCGAACTGGGAGAACCAGCGCGCCTACTACGAGCTGTGCTATTCCGACACGGTCCCGCTCTACACGGCAGAGCTGTTGAACCAGGGCAAGTTCCCCTACAAGTCGAGCTGGATAGAGAAGGACGGCGACGGGAAGCCGCACGTCGTCTACGACGGCAGCGAGCCCGTCCGGTACATGGAGTATCCGGTGCTCACCGGGATCTATCAGTACCTGTCGATGACACTGGCCAAGACCTATTCGGCGTTGACGACGGTGGTCTCGGTGCCACTGGTCGCCGAAGTGGTGATGTTCTTCAACATCTCGGCCTTCGGGCTGGCACTGGCCTGGTTGGTGACGGTGTGGGCGACCGCGATGTTGGCCGGTCGCCGTATCTGGGATGCCGCGTTGGTGGCCGGCTCTCCGCTGTTGATCTTCCAGATCTTCACCAACTTCGATGCGCTCGCGGTGGCGTGTGCGACGGCCGCGATGCTGGCGTGGGCGCGGCGAAAACCGGTGTTGGCCGGTGTCCTGATCGGCGTGGGTGTGGCGCTGAAGCTCTATCCGGCGCTGCTGCTCGGCCCGCTGCTGGTGCTGTGCCTGCGGACCGGGCGGATGCGCGAGTTCGCCAAGACCGCAGGCGCCGCGGCGCTGACCTGGGCTCTGGTCAATCTGCCTGTGCTGCTGCTCTTTCCGCGAGGATGGTCGGAGTTCTTCCGGCTCAACTCGCGCCGCGGCGACGATATGGACTCCATCTACAACGTGGTGAAGTCGTTCACCGGCTGGCAGGGCTTCGACCCGGGCCTCGGGTTCTGGGAGCCCCCGACGGTCACCAACACCGTCTCGGCAGTGCTGTTCCTGTTGTGCTGCGCCGCCATTGCCTACCTGGCGCTCACCGCGGCCCGCCGCCCACGGTTCGCCCAGCTGGCCTTCCTGGTGGTGGCGGCCTTCCTGTTGACCAACAAGGTCTGGAGTCCGCAGTTCTCGCTATGGCTGGTGCCGCTGGCGGTATTGGCCCTGCCGCATCGACGAATCCTGTTGGCATGGATGACCATCGACGCGCTGGTCTGGGTGCCGCGGATGCTCTATCTCTACGGCGAGCAGAACCGCGGCCTGCCCGAGCAGTGGTTCACCACCACGGTGCTGCTGCGCGATATCGCGGTGGTGGCACTGGTGGTTCTGGTGGTGCGTCAGATCCGCCGCCCGGAATCCGATCTCGTGCGTCGTCACGGTGTCGACGATCCATCCGGCGGCGTGTTCGACCGGGCGCCCGACGATCCGCCGCGCTGGCTGCCGTCGTGGCTGCGACCCGCGGTTGTCTCTGCGCCCACGGCGCCCGTTGTCTCTGCGCCCACGGCGACAAAGGTCGAGTAG
- the dnaB gene encoding replicative DNA helicase, which translates to MAVVDDFSHSGGHSDLDEPPREDFGRQPPQDMAAEQAVLGGMLLSKDAIADVLEKMKSADFYRPAHQDIADVILDLYDRGEPADAVTVAAELDRRGQLRRIGGAPYLHTLISTVPTAANAGFYATIVAEKALLRRLVEAGTRVVQYGYAGADGADVADVVDRAQAEIYDVTENRNQSEDFVALEDLLQPTMDEIDAIASSGGMSRGVPTGFIDLDEITNGLHGGQMIIIAARPGVGKSTLGLDFMRSCSIKHQLASVIFSLEMSKSEIVMRLLSAEANIKLGDMRSGRMNDDDWTRLARRMSEISEAPLYIDDSPNLTMMEIRAKARRLKKKADLQLIVVDYLQLMSSGKKYDSRQQEVSDFSRSLKLMAKELHVPVVAISQLNRGPEQRTDKRPQVSDLRESGSLEQDADMVMLLHRPDAFDREDPRGGEADIILGKHRNGPTANITVAHQLHLSRFTNMAR; encoded by the coding sequence GTGGCGGTCGTAGACGACTTCAGTCATTCCGGTGGACACTCTGATCTTGACGAGCCACCCCGTGAGGACTTCGGCCGCCAGCCGCCGCAGGACATGGCCGCCGAGCAGGCCGTACTCGGCGGCATGCTGCTGTCCAAGGACGCCATTGCCGACGTCCTGGAGAAGATGAAGTCCGCGGACTTCTACCGTCCCGCACACCAGGACATCGCCGACGTCATCCTCGATCTCTACGACCGCGGCGAGCCCGCCGACGCGGTGACCGTCGCCGCGGAGCTGGACCGGCGCGGACAGCTGCGCCGCATCGGCGGAGCCCCGTATCTGCATACCCTGATCTCGACGGTGCCGACCGCCGCCAACGCCGGCTTCTACGCCACCATCGTCGCCGAGAAGGCGCTCCTGCGGCGTCTGGTGGAGGCTGGCACCCGGGTGGTCCAGTACGGCTACGCCGGCGCCGACGGTGCCGATGTGGCCGATGTGGTGGACCGGGCCCAGGCCGAGATCTACGACGTCACCGAGAACCGGAACCAGTCCGAGGATTTCGTGGCGCTGGAGGATCTGCTGCAGCCGACGATGGACGAGATCGACGCGATCGCGTCCTCGGGCGGTATGTCGCGCGGTGTGCCCACCGGCTTCATCGATCTGGACGAGATCACCAACGGGCTGCACGGCGGGCAGATGATCATCATCGCGGCGAGGCCTGGCGTGGGCAAATCGACCCTTGGTCTGGATTTTATGCGGTCCTGCTCGATCAAGCACCAGCTCGCCAGCGTCATCTTCTCGCTGGAAATGAGCAAGTCCGAGATCGTCATGCGCCTGCTGTCGGCCGAAGCCAACATCAAGCTCGGTGATATGCGATCGGGCCGGATGAACGATGACGACTGGACGCGGTTGGCGCGGCGCATGAGCGAAATCAGCGAAGCGCCGCTCTACATCGACGACTCGCCGAACCTGACCATGATGGAGATCCGCGCCAAGGCTCGCCGGCTGAAGAAGAAGGCCGACCTGCAGCTGATCGTCGTGGACTACCTACAGCTGATGAGCTCCGGAAAGAAGTACGACTCACGCCAGCAAGAGGTTTCGGACTTCTCCCGAAGCCTCAAGCTGATGGCCAAGGAACTGCACGTGCCGGTGGTCGCGATCAGTCAGCTCAACCGTGGTCCCGAGCAGCGCACCGATAAGCGCCCGCAGGTGTCTGATCTGCGTGAGTCCGGCTCGCTGGAGCAGGACGCCGACATGGTCATGCTGTTGCACCGTCCCGACGCCTTCGACCGCGAAGACCCCCGTGGCGGCGAGGCCGACATCATCCTCGGCAAGCACCGTAACGGCCCGACCGCGAATATCACTGTGGCGCACCAACTTCACCTGTCGCGGTTCACGAATATGGCGCGATGA
- a CDS encoding DUF1707 domain-containing protein codes for MAARFTGRTRAKDTDRDATCALLDAAHSEGQLSMVEHQERITAAMAATTLGELDDLTADLQHNAGPRAEQERERPRRTRNLVIAGAAAVIGLGVVGALVFSGSGDDAPPEDHPLAATPEVLIPPPVTTGATPVVDEPPPLVLNLPRYMNTVEGMTGLLAEIRTRFGSTMGYELAFNPGRAYLAIPDPTGEKRLLYTFQGGWGEPSSRPRSDGDDLTDLAAFDVPAAIAAWNAAPATLGIAPTDVMDTYLDVDHVSGPDGGPGALELLIRVSTDGGTNGYIYLDPAGTVLRVEKPS; via the coding sequence GTGGCGGCACGATTCACAGGGCGAACACGCGCCAAGGACACCGACCGCGATGCCACCTGCGCGCTGCTCGACGCAGCGCACAGCGAAGGCCAGCTCTCCATGGTCGAGCACCAGGAGCGCATCACCGCGGCCATGGCTGCCACCACGCTCGGCGAACTGGATGATCTGACCGCCGATCTGCAACACAACGCCGGACCCCGCGCCGAACAGGAACGCGAGCGACCACGCCGGACCAGGAACCTCGTCATCGCCGGAGCTGCCGCCGTCATCGGGCTGGGGGTGGTGGGCGCGCTGGTGTTCTCCGGTTCCGGTGACGACGCCCCGCCCGAGGACCATCCCCTCGCGGCCACCCCCGAGGTGCTGATCCCGCCGCCGGTGACCACCGGCGCCACACCGGTCGTCGACGAACCGCCACCGCTGGTGCTGAACCTGCCGCGGTACATGAACACCGTCGAGGGAATGACCGGACTGCTGGCGGAGATCCGCACCCGATTCGGCAGCACGATGGGCTATGAGCTGGCGTTCAATCCAGGCCGGGCCTACCTGGCGATTCCCGACCCCACCGGCGAGAAGCGGCTGCTCTACACATTTCAGGGCGGCTGGGGCGAACCGTCGAGCAGACCGCGATCCGATGGCGACGACCTGACCGATCTGGCGGCCTTCGACGTTCCCGCGGCGATCGCCGCCTGGAACGCCGCCCCCGCGACGCTGGGCATCGCCCCCACCGATGTGATGGACACCTATCTCGACGTGGACCACGTCAGCGGTCCCGACGGTGGCCCTGGCGCGCTGGAGCTGCTGATCCGGGTGTCGACCGACGGCGGCACCAACGGCTACATCTACCTCGACCCGGCGGGCACCGTGCTCCGTGTCGAAAAGCCCAGCTGA
- a CDS encoding transglycosylase domain-containing protein: protein MNSEGRHSNPTGGADSERPVGARRPSNPTPPDVRRQPPEPQHARPRAGSGVPDDRKTALIPPVRPDVAPHLRDPIDVVKAALDGAPPRKPPPPVGPGGPGGPGGPAGPSGPSGHRRPGARRFQWKWVRRAVYVALVVFLVLPAVTFGMAYMIVEVPKPGDIRTAQVSTILASDGSEIAKIVPPEGNRVDVKIDQIPVHVRDAVMAAEDRDFYSNPGFSFTGFARAFLNNLFGGGGGLQGGSTITQQYVKNALVGDERSGVGGLVRKAKELVISTKMAGEWSKDQVLESYLNIIYFGRGAYGVSAAAQAYFGKPVEQLNVAEGALLAALIQRPSTLDPAVDPEGAAARWNWVLDGMVEIGALSQTDRNAQVFPPTVPPDFASQANQTTGPNGLIERQVTKELLDLFDINEQTLNTEGLKITTTIDPKAQKAAEEAVTETLEGQDPDMRSAVVSIDPKTGGVKAYYGGSDANGFDFAQAGLPTGSSFKVFALVAALEQGIGLGYNIDSSPLELNGIKITNVEGGGCGNCNIAEALKRSLNTSYYRLMLKLQNGPQDVADAAHQAGIAESFPGVDHTLSEDGQGGPPNNGIVLGQYQSRVIDMASAYATLAASGVYHRPHFVQKVEDSSGNVLFDASQQGDDGEQRIPADVADNVTAAMQPIAAYSNGHNLAGGRASAAKTGTNQLGDTGANRDAWMVGYTPSLSTAVWVGTTGGDKPLVNQWGGPVYGSGLPSDIWKATMDGALEGTDNETFPKPTEIGGYAGPPVAAPAPPPPPDTPVPPLPSETVIQPTLEIAPGLTIPWGPPTTVPIGPPPPGDPNAPAPPPGQPLPPGPPGAPPP, encoded by the coding sequence GTGAATAGCGAAGGGCGTCACAGCAATCCGACGGGGGGTGCCGATTCTGAGCGGCCCGTCGGTGCCCGGCGACCCTCGAATCCGACTCCGCCCGACGTGCGCCGTCAGCCACCCGAGCCCCAGCACGCCCGCCCGCGCGCAGGCAGCGGCGTCCCCGATGACCGCAAAACCGCGCTGATCCCCCCGGTGCGCCCTGACGTGGCACCGCACCTGCGGGATCCGATCGATGTCGTCAAGGCTGCACTCGACGGTGCCCCGCCGCGTAAGCCGCCGCCTCCGGTGGGTCCCGGCGGCCCGGGGGGCCCCGGCGGGCCGGCTGGCCCGTCAGGTCCGTCCGGACACCGACGTCCCGGTGCGCGCCGCTTCCAGTGGAAATGGGTGCGCCGGGCGGTCTATGTCGCGCTGGTGGTTTTCCTGGTCCTGCCCGCGGTGACCTTCGGGATGGCCTACATGATCGTCGAGGTGCCCAAGCCCGGCGATATCCGCACGGCGCAGGTGTCGACCATCCTGGCCAGCGACGGCAGCGAGATCGCCAAGATCGTTCCGCCGGAAGGCAACCGGGTGGACGTGAAGATCGACCAGATCCCGGTCCACGTGCGTGACGCGGTGATGGCTGCCGAGGATCGCGACTTCTACTCCAACCCGGGCTTCTCGTTCACCGGTTTTGCGCGCGCATTTCTGAACAACCTGTTCGGTGGGGGCGGCGGTCTGCAGGGCGGTTCGACGATCACTCAGCAGTACGTCAAGAACGCGCTCGTCGGCGACGAACGCTCGGGTGTCGGTGGGCTGGTGCGCAAGGCCAAGGAGCTCGTCATCTCCACGAAGATGGCGGGTGAGTGGTCCAAAGACCAGGTGCTCGAGTCCTATCTCAACATCATCTATTTCGGCCGTGGCGCCTACGGGGTCTCGGCGGCCGCCCAGGCCTACTTCGGCAAGCCCGTCGAACAGCTCAACGTGGCCGAGGGTGCGCTGCTCGCGGCGCTCATCCAGCGGCCGTCGACGCTGGATCCGGCCGTGGATCCCGAGGGCGCCGCAGCCCGCTGGAACTGGGTGCTCGACGGCATGGTCGAGATCGGCGCGCTGTCCCAGACCGACCGCAACGCCCAGGTCTTCCCGCCGACGGTGCCGCCGGACTTCGCCAGTCAGGCCAACCAGACCACCGGGCCCAACGGGCTGATCGAGCGCCAGGTCACCAAGGAACTGCTCGACCTGTTCGATATCAACGAGCAGACGCTGAACACCGAGGGTCTGAAGATCACCACCACGATCGACCCGAAGGCGCAGAAGGCCGCCGAGGAGGCGGTCACCGAAACGCTGGAGGGCCAGGACCCGGACATGCGGTCGGCCGTGGTGTCCATCGACCCGAAGACCGGCGGGGTGAAGGCCTATTACGGCGGTTCGGACGCCAATGGATTCGACTTCGCCCAGGCCGGCCTGCCGACAGGCTCGTCGTTCAAGGTGTTCGCCTTGGTCGCGGCGCTGGAACAGGGCATCGGCTTGGGCTACAACATCGACAGCTCACCGCTGGAGCTCAACGGCATCAAGATCACCAATGTCGAGGGCGGCGGTTGCGGCAACTGCAATATCGCCGAGGCGCTCAAGCGGTCACTGAACACCAGCTACTACCGCCTGATGCTCAAGCTGCAGAACGGTCCGCAGGACGTGGCCGATGCCGCCCACCAGGCCGGTATCGCCGAGAGCTTCCCCGGTGTCGACCACACCCTGAGCGAGGACGGCCAGGGTGGACCGCCCAACAACGGTATCGTCCTGGGGCAGTACCAGAGCCGCGTCATCGACATGGCCTCGGCGTACGCGACACTGGCCGCGTCCGGCGTGTATCACCGGCCGCACTTCGTGCAGAAGGTCGAGGACTCCTCGGGCAACGTGCTCTTCGATGCGTCCCAGCAGGGCGACGACGGTGAGCAGCGCATCCCGGCCGACGTGGCCGACAACGTCACCGCCGCCATGCAGCCGATTGCCGCCTACTCCAACGGCCACAACCTCGCCGGTGGCCGCGCGTCGGCGGCCAAGACCGGGACCAACCAGCTCGGTGACACCGGTGCCAACCGGGATGCCTGGATGGTCGGTTACACCCCGTCGCTGTCCACCGCGGTCTGGGTCGGCACCACCGGCGGGGACAAACCGCTGGTGAACCAGTGGGGCGGGCCGGTCTACGGATCGGGTCTGCCGTCCGACATCTGGAAGGCGACCATGGACGGTGCGCTCGAGGGCACCGACAACGAGACCTTCCCGAAGCCGACCGAGATCGGCGGATATGCCGGACCGCCCGTGGCAGCGCCGGCCCCGCCGCCGCCCCCGGACACCCCGGTCCCGCCGCTGCCGTCGGAGACGGTGATTCAGCCGACGCTGGAGATCGCGCCCGGCCTGACGATCCCGTGGGGACCGCCGACCACCGTGCCGATCGGCCCGCCGCCGCCCGGTGATCCCAACGCTCCCGCGCCGCCGCCCGGTCAGCCGCTGCCACCGGGACCGCCGGGCGCACCGCCCCCGTGA
- the rpsR gene encoding 30S ribosomal protein S18 gives MAKSSNKRRPAPEKPVKTRKCVFCSKKGKNQNIDYKDTALLRTYISERGKIRARRVTGNCVQHQRDVAVAVKNAREVALLPFGSSTR, from the coding sequence ATGGCCAAGTCCAGCAACAAGCGGCGGCCGGCACCCGAGAAGCCGGTCAAGACCCGCAAGTGCGTGTTCTGCTCCAAGAAGGGCAAGAACCAGAACATCGATTATAAGGACACCGCGCTGCTGCGCACCTACATCAGCGAGCGCGGCAAGATCCGTGCCCGCCGGGTGACCGGCAACTGCGTGCAGCACCAGCGCGACGTCGCTGTTGCCGTCAAGAATGCCCGCGAGGTGGCTCTGCTGCCGTTCGGTTCGTCGACGCGGTAG
- the rpsF gene encoding 30S ribosomal protein S6: MRPYEIMVILDPTLDERTVAPSLETFLNVIRKDGGSVDKVDIWGRRRLAYEIAKHAEGIYAVVDVKAEPATVSELDRQLNLNESVLRTKVMRTDKH; the protein is encoded by the coding sequence ATGCGTCCATACGAAATCATGGTCATCCTCGACCCCACTCTCGACGAGCGCACCGTAGCTCCCTCGCTGGAGACGTTCCTGAACGTCATCCGCAAGGACGGCGGCAGCGTCGACAAGGTTGATATCTGGGGCCGCCGCCGGCTGGCCTACGAGATCGCCAAGCATGCCGAGGGCATTTATGCGGTGGTCGATGTCAAGGCCGAGCCCGCGACCGTTTCTGAGCTGGACCGCCAGCTCAACCTGAACGAGTCCGTGCTGCGCACCAAGGTGATGCGGACCGACAAGCACTAG